The following coding sequences lie in one Synechococcus sp. PCC 7336 genomic window:
- the msrP gene encoding protein-methionine-sulfoxide reductase catalytic subunit MsrP yields MPLIRVPKPWHLPESRITSESSYRSRRRFLKQLAGAGMGIAAASILGDRPSRSALVGDSTTVAPENYVPNADFTDTGLTPTAESLVSRYNNFYEFGNSKTIWRKAQALPTDDWKVEVTGLVQNPKIYDLDSLRRQFPLEERVYRFRCVEAWAMVVPWLGFPMRLMLEDVQPTAEAKFVRFQSFYDPAITTGPFWPPSASLPWPYTEGLRLDEMANELAFFALGTYGKDLPKQNGAPIRMVVPWKYGFKGAKSIVKIEFVTEQPATYWNTLAPSEYAFESNVNPAVPHPRWSQAEERLVGDGPAWGWTRQPTLPYNGYAEYVAHLYA; encoded by the coding sequence ATGCCGCTGATTCGAGTTCCCAAACCCTGGCATCTGCCGGAGAGTCGCATTACCTCCGAGAGCTCCTACCGCAGCCGCCGCCGCTTTTTGAAACAACTGGCTGGCGCGGGCATGGGTATTGCAGCGGCATCGATCCTAGGAGATCGCCCTTCCCGTTCGGCTTTAGTGGGAGACAGCACTACTGTTGCACCTGAAAATTACGTTCCAAACGCCGATTTTACCGATACCGGCTTGACCCCTACAGCAGAATCTTTGGTTTCCCGCTACAACAATTTCTACGAATTTGGCAACTCGAAAACCATCTGGCGCAAAGCCCAAGCTCTGCCCACCGACGACTGGAAAGTCGAGGTTACCGGTCTAGTCCAAAACCCCAAAATTTACGATCTTGACAGCCTCCGCCGCCAATTTCCCCTCGAAGAGCGCGTCTACCGCTTCCGCTGCGTGGAAGCGTGGGCGATGGTGGTGCCCTGGCTGGGTTTCCCCATGCGACTGATGTTAGAAGACGTGCAGCCCACTGCTGAAGCAAAATTCGTCCGATTTCAATCTTTTTACGATCCCGCCATCACCACGGGTCCGTTTTGGCCCCCCTCTGCCTCTCTCCCTTGGCCCTACACTGAAGGACTGCGTCTCGACGAGATGGCCAATGAGTTGGCTTTTTTCGCACTCGGGACCTACGGTAAAGACTTGCCCAAACAAAACGGAGCCCCCATTCGCATGGTGGTGCCTTGGAAATACGGCTTTAAAGGGGCCAAATCAATTGTCAAAATCGAATTTGTTACCGAGCAACCCGCCACCTATTGGAATACCCTCGCCCCCAGCGAATACGCATTTGAATCCAACGTGAATCCTGCTGTTCCCCATCCCCGCTGGTCGCAAGCCGAAGAACGTCTCGTTGGCGATGGCCCCGCCTGGGGATGGACTCGTCAACCGACACTTCCATACAACGGCTACGCAGAGTATGTAGCCCATTTGTACGCCTAG
- the larC gene encoding nickel pincer cofactor biosynthesis protein LarC, with protein MKLAYLDCAAGIAGDMCLGALLDCGLPLDYLEQELSRLHLEEEYELQVHSVTRSGVKATQAIVQTAGRESPSRHWPEIQATIASSSLSPTIAQRSLDIFRTLGQAEAAVHGQSLESVHFHEVGAVDATIDIVGTCIGLDWLQVERIIASPQPVGGGWANSAHGKIPVPVPAVMQLWQDFRVPVFSNGVESELVTPTGAAISVSWADGFGPCPPMQVEQVGVGAGTKDLPLPNVLRLWVGDSLAEQPTETIAVLETQIDDVNPQVVAYTFERLFEAGALDVFSQPVTMKQNRPGTLVTAICPPHLADRCEGILFEETTTIGIRRSLQQRSVLEREIMRVETPYGSIQMKVARRHAQVVNAQPEFSDCAALARKFHIPVQQVWLAAQAAWHRTAQL; from the coding sequence ATGAAGCTTGCCTACTTAGACTGTGCTGCTGGAATTGCGGGCGATATGTGCCTGGGGGCATTGCTCGATTGTGGCTTGCCATTGGATTATCTCGAGCAAGAGTTGAGCCGCCTCCACTTGGAGGAAGAATACGAATTGCAAGTGCATTCAGTGACGCGATCGGGCGTGAAAGCCACCCAGGCAATTGTTCAGACCGCCGGTCGAGAGTCCCCTTCTCGTCATTGGCCCGAGATTCAGGCGACGATCGCGTCTTCTTCTTTGTCCCCCACCATCGCCCAGCGCAGCCTCGATATCTTTCGCACCCTCGGCCAAGCGGAAGCTGCTGTCCACGGTCAGTCTCTAGAGTCGGTTCACTTCCACGAAGTGGGAGCGGTCGATGCCACGATCGATATTGTGGGTACTTGCATTGGCCTCGATTGGCTGCAAGTGGAGCGCATCATTGCCTCTCCGCAACCGGTGGGAGGGGGATGGGCCAACAGCGCCCACGGCAAGATACCAGTGCCCGTCCCTGCCGTCATGCAGTTATGGCAAGATTTTCGCGTGCCGGTCTTTAGCAATGGTGTGGAGTCAGAATTGGTCACTCCCACTGGAGCCGCAATTTCAGTCAGTTGGGCAGATGGTTTTGGCCCCTGTCCCCCCATGCAAGTGGAACAGGTGGGTGTGGGCGCGGGCACGAAAGACTTACCTCTACCCAATGTGTTGCGGTTGTGGGTGGGAGACAGTTTGGCGGAGCAACCCACTGAAACCATCGCCGTGCTAGAAACCCAAATTGACGATGTCAATCCGCAGGTGGTGGCCTACACGTTCGAACGGCTGTTCGAGGCCGGTGCCTTGGATGTATTTTCGCAGCCAGTCACGATGAAGCAAAATCGTCCCGGCACCCTCGTCACTGCGATCTGCCCCCCCCACCTGGCCGATCGGTGCGAGGGCATCTTGTTTGAGGAAACCACCACCATCGGCATTCGGCGATCGCTGCAGCAGCGGTCTGTCCTAGAGCGGGAAATTATGCGGGTCGAAACCCCCTACGGCTCGATCCAAATGAAGGTTGCTCGCCGCCACGCCCAAGTGGTCAATGCCCAGCCAGAATTCTCTGACTGTGCCGCCCTTGCCCGCAAATTTCACATCCCCGTCCAGCAGGTATGGCTGGCCGCTCAAGCAGCTTGGCATCGGACAGCGCAGTTGTAG
- a CDS encoding PP2C family serine/threonine-protein phosphatase: MRFSGHTDCGKVRQSNQDSFYCDPEGRFFIVADGMGGHAAGAQASILAVDTIRKTLADGWRSNPAPQLLNHSIEAANEAILHDQETHPERADMGTTIVVILLDTEGNCWSAHIGDSRLYRLRGKDIQQMTEDHTLIARAVRLGELTPAQSKLHPYRHILERCLGRPDSGPPAVQPIPLQLGDRLLLCSDGLTEELDDGQIAKTCQESSVLEEIPAALVTAANEKGGRDNVTVVMAEYLG; this comes from the coding sequence ATGCGATTTTCCGGTCACACAGATTGCGGCAAGGTGCGTCAAAGCAATCAAGATTCATTTTATTGCGATCCAGAGGGTCGATTTTTCATCGTGGCCGATGGCATGGGGGGGCATGCGGCTGGCGCTCAGGCCAGCATATTGGCGGTCGATACCATTCGCAAAACCCTTGCCGATGGCTGGAGGAGCAATCCGGCTCCTCAGCTACTCAACCACTCCATCGAAGCAGCGAATGAAGCCATCTTGCACGATCAAGAGACCCATCCAGAGCGAGCGGATATGGGAACCACCATTGTGGTCATCCTGCTCGACACAGAGGGCAACTGCTGGAGCGCTCACATTGGCGACTCGCGGCTCTATCGTCTGCGGGGCAAAGACATTCAACAAATGACGGAGGATCACACCTTAATTGCCCGGGCAGTGCGATTGGGGGAATTAACGCCTGCCCAATCCAAGTTACACCCCTATCGGCATATTCTGGAACGTTGTTTGGGTCGTCCCGATTCGGGTCCCCCTGCCGTCCAACCGATCCCGTTGCAGTTGGGCGATCGCCTGTTGCTGTGTAGCGACGGTCTGACTGAAGAGTTGGATGACGGGCAAATTGCTAAAACCTGTCAAGAATCTAGCGTCTTGGAGGAAATCCCTGCAGCCTTGGTGACTGCTGCTAATGAGAAAGGCGGGCGCGATAATGTCACGGTGGTGATGGCGGAATATTTGGGTTGA